One Fictibacillus halophilus genomic window, AAGGCGGATATGTAGTTGCTTCTTTCATCGACCATGGCTGCGGGATTTCAGAAGAACGTCTGCCAACCTTGGGCGAACCGTTTTATACCACAAAAGAAAAAGGTACAGGCCTCGGCCTCATGATCTGTTACAAGATCGTAGAAAATCATCACGGTAAAATCTTGATTAATAGCAAGATCGATGAAGGAACGACCTTCTCGATCCTGCTTCCGATCGATGAAAACAAGCCTGTGTCTTAAGTAGACACAGGCTTGTTTTAGTTTGGTACGAACTCTACAGGGTTACCTGACTTTTAACTGAAATCAGGTCCTTTTTTATTCTTTTATAAGATTTCCACCGGCCGATTTTTCAAGTCTGTTCATAATCGCAACACCGACGCCTGTTTTCGGGAAAACCTCTCCGAAAATCTGATCGACACCAGCTTCATTAAACGCTCGTAACGCTTCGTACAGATGTTGAGCCACCGTTTCAGGATTGGAGCGACTTCCAGCAGGAATGACACAATCCGCTTTATATACGCCAGCTCTTTCTTCTGTGGTCAAAATTCCAATACGTTTTCCTGCTTCGCGTTCTTTATCCACAAGTCTCTGCAAAAATTCCTGGCTTCCATCCACAAGAACGAACGGTGCGTCAGGTGCATAGTGTGTATATTTCATACCTGGTGATTTAGGCGCATGCTTTTCGTTCTCCAATCCCGGATCAACAACAACTCGCCCTACACCAGCAACTTTTTCTAGCTCTTCTAACGTGATTCCACCAGGTCGTAAAATCGTGACAAGTTCACCTGTGCATTCAACAACCGTTGATTCTACGCCAACGCCTGTTGAACCGCCATCTACAATGCCAGGAATCCTGTCTTTTAGATCTTCATAAACATGCTGAGCGGAAGTGGGACTTGGTTTTCCAGACAGGTTCGCACTTGGTGCGGCAAGTGGAACACCTGAAGCTCTGATGACAGCGAGCGCGATCTCGTGATCTGGCATCCTTACAGCAACTGTGGATAACCCAGCAGTTACTCTTTCACTAACGTTTTCACCTTTTGGCAACACAATCGTTAATGGACCCGGCCAGAAAGCGGTCATTAATTTCTGTGCTGTCTCTGAAACAGAAGAAACAAGCCCCTCTAATTGTGAGAGATCTGAGATGTGAACGATCAGAGGGTTATCACTCGGTCTTCCCTTCGCTTCAAAAATGCGTTTGATCGCTTCATCACTTCTCGCGTTTCCCGCCAAACCATAAACCGTTTCTGTTGGAATTGCGACTACTTCATTTTTATTTATCCACAGGGAAGCCTGAATAATATGTGGATGATTTTCTAGAGCGTTTTCTGTTTTATCCACAGCCCAGCGTTCCGTTTGGAATGATTTCATGAGATAAATCCTTTCTATTACTCAGGTCCACCTTCTTTGAAAAGGTCGATTACAAAACTTTTATATCCACAGAGTTATACACAATATGTCGTAAATTGTGGACAACTTGTTGACAATCTCTTATCAATCAAGTGCATACGCTAAAAGTTCTGCTCCTGATGTTGCGTTATTTTTTATATGATCCGCGCTCTCAATGTGTGGAGGCACTTTATCTTTCGGAATCGTTTTAAAAGAAAGTTGTTCAAACATATGCACAGCTTTTGTAAGTAAATAAAGGGTTTCAACTCCTTTATCTTTTGAGTATACCAAAATTTTATCAATGAGTTTAAGAAGAAGCGTCTCTGACGAATATTTCTGCTTCAGTACGAAAGACCGCAGCAAGCCATCGTTTCCGATTCTCTCCAAACCGACTGTGCCGATTGTCTCGCCTTGATCGTTTACAACCACTAGATAATTTTCAATGCTGTCTTTGATTCCTTCTGACTGAAGTCCAGCTTTTCCGACGAGCTGTAAAAGATCTTTTGCTTCGTGTTGCATGGCCTGCCTTAAAATAATCGTCATCACTAACTCCCCTATTCCTGTATAATTTCAGCCTTCGTTTGGCTGTTTTTCATAATATAAGTAGCGAAAATCGAGATACCTCTTAAAAAAAGAAGGCTAACCATCATTTGGTTACCTTCTTCATTTTCTATAATCTATGAAAATAGGGAGGAAAATATGCACATTTTAAGAGAATAAGGAACCTACAAAGCTAAACAGGCTATCAAATATTTCTACCACAAAGAATTTCGTCTCAATTTCATCTGCTTCATTCGCTTCCGCAGCTTCCGCATCAGCGGCTGTATCCACTACATCGCCTTTGCCTTCTTTATTTTCTTTTACAGCATCCCCATTTTCAAAGTCCAGAAAGCATAATGGCGGGAAGAGCACACACCACCAGTTCTTCCCTTCACCTTCGCCAAGTGTGATCAGTACTGCTTCATATTGTCCTGCCGGATAGATGAAATCGCCGTACATTTTAGTAGGAAAAGCCACTTTGTTTAACTCTACAGAAAACGTCTTCTCAAGTCCTGCCTCATCCAGCTTACTTTGAACAATCTTTTCGATCGTTGGCAGCTGTTTACGAATGATCTCACGTGCTTCAGAAATCGTAGATAACTCATCCACCCAAGTTGTGATCTGGGCGTTCACTTCATCACGGATCTCGCGCTTTAGCTTTTGGTCAGCATCCGTATTGCTGTTTGCTAGAATGCGAAGTCTGATCGATTCTTCAGGTATCTTAACAAAGGCGTTCATTGTTGCGTTCGCCACCTTGGTTTGTGTTTCAAAAAATAAGAACATCACCGCTAGAGATATAAGAACTAGAATAAAGAAATGATTGCGTTTTTTCATTGTTTTTTCCTCCCCCGTCGTATCTAACCACAGTTTGGACAGAGTGGGATTTTTTCATACTAGTAATCTAGTAAATTTCATTCTGTTTGATTCGACAAAAGAAAAACTCCTCACTATATAACTTTTTCTAAATAGATGTTAGCTGATGAATTATTTATCTTCGTCATTGGCAAGTTGATTGGAACGGAAGGTTGCCGACTCCTGCGGGACAAGCGGTCAGGTGAGACCCTTAAGGGCGCATAGCGGCAAGGGGCTCACCGCCTGCCCCGCGGAAAGGAGCAACCTGGAGCGGAAGTCAACACGTTCAAGGGCATTACTAGAGAAAAATTTACCAACTTGCATACTGCTTCTAATTCTGTTAACTTAAATGTGTAAACGGTTACATATTAGTTTTAGAGGAGGCGGAAATTTGGTTACCATTCGTGATGTGGCAAAGAAATCAGGTGTATCGGTTGCGACCGTATCTCGCGTTTTGAATGCGAATGGATACGTTCATGAAGATACACGCAAAAAAGTGATGGCTGCCGTTGATGAGCTGAAGTACAGCCCAAATGAAGTCGCCCGCTCCCTCTATAAAAAGAAATCCAAACTGGTCGGCTTGTTGCTGCCAGACATTACGAACCCCTTCTTTCCACAGCTGGCAAGAGGTGTAGAAGATGAGATGCAAAAAGGCGGTTATCGTATTCTTTTTGGAAATAGTGATGAGAATGCTGAGAAAGAGCTAGATTATTTGAACACGTTTATTCAAAACAATGTAGTCGGCATCATTTCAGCCACGAACAATAAAGCAAAAAACAACTATCAAAATCTTTCCATTCCCGTAGTTTTTTTAGACCGAACATCTACGGACTATCCATCGGTCTATGCGGATGGAAAAGAAGGCGGAAGAATGGCCGCAGAAGAGATTGTGAAAAGAGGCAGCAAACGGATCACGATTTTGAAAGGTCCCGCGCACATCCAGCCTGCTCAAGACCGTTTTCAAGGTGCGTTAGCAGTGTTAAGCCAATCGAACATTGATTTTCATGTGATGTCGACTACTTCTTTTGCCTTTGAAGACGCAGAGAAATGGGCGAAAGAACTTTTTGCAACGTATCCTGATACAGATGGTGTGTTAGCGAGCAACGATATTGTGGCCACAGCCGTCTTACATGAAGCTCTTCGTCTCGGAAAATCGATTCCAGAACAACTGCAAATCATCGGGTTTGATGATATACCACAAAGCAGTTTGTTGTTCCCTTCCCTATCCACCATTCGCCAGCCGGCTTATGAGATGGGAAAAGAAGCGGCACAGCTGCTTGTGAAAATTATCAATCAAGAAAAAGTCCACCATAAGCAGGTTCAACTGCCTGTTACATTTATAGATCGAAACACAACAAGAAAGGTTGATGAAAATGGTTAAAATCGTAGTCATCGGTAGTTCTTCGATGGATCTCGTCGTTACATCTGATCAACGTCCAGAAGCAGGAGAAACTGTTTTAGGACGTTCATTTAAAACCGTACCAGGAGGAAAAGGGGCGAACCAAGCTGTTGCGGCTGCTCGACTTGGTGCGGAGGTATACATGATCGGATGTGTTGGCGATGACCATTATGGAGCGGCAATCCTAGACAACTTTAAACAAAACGGTGTTGATGTAACGAATGTGGAACCGGTTACAGATACAGAGAGCGGTACAGCTCATATTATTTTAGCTGAAGGTGATAACAGCATCGTCGTCGTTAAAGGTGCGAATGATCATGTGACTCCCTATTATGTGGAGAAATCAGAAGCGCTCATCAAACAAGCGAATATGGTACTCATTCAGCAAGAGATCCCTGAAGAAACGGTCGAATATGTAAGTGAGCTTTGCAAGGAGCTTGATGTTCCGTTGTTATTGAATCCAGCACCTGCTCGCCCACTCTCTAAAAAAGTGATCGACAATGCTAGCTACCTTACACCGAACGAACATGAAGCAGCGGTTCTTTTTGATGGTCTATCAACAGAGTCAGCCCTAAAACAGTATCCAAACAAAGTATTCATTACAGAAGGAAAAGCAGGCGCTCGTTATTTTAATGGTGAAAAAGAGATCACCGTTCCCTCTTACACAGTAGAAGTAACAGATACGACAGGAGCTGGAGATACGTTCAACGCCGCACTAGCTGTTGCTTTAGCAGAAGGCAAAAGCATCACTGAAAGTTTGCAGTTCGCCAATCGAGCCGCTTCCCTATCTGTTACGAAGTTCGGTGCGCAAGGCGGCATGCCGAATCGATCAGAAGTGGAGGCATCTTTATGAAAAGACACGGCATCTTGAACAGTCATATCTCAAAGGTTTTAAGTGACCTCGGCCACACAGATCTTATCGTGATCGCGGATGCTGGTCTTCCGATTCCGAGCGATGTTCCGCGAATCGATCTGGCACTCACGCTCGGGGTACCGAGCTTTAAAGATGTTGTTTCCGCTGTATCAGAGGATATGGTCGTGGAACAAGTGATACTCGCAAGTGAGATCAAAGAGAAGAACGAAGAAACGTTAACGTATATGAACGATACTTTTTCTGAACCAGAACAAAAATTCGTTTCTCACGAAGCGTTCAAGCAATTAACAAAGCAGGCGAAAGTAGTCATTCGAACCGGTGAAGTGACGCCGTATGCTAACTGTATCCTGCAAGCAGGTGTAATCTTCTAAAAAGAGGTGATCGTTTTGCACATTCAAATGAACGACATATATAAAGCTTTTGGTGCCAATCAAGTCTTATCAGGTGTCCACTTCGACCTTCAACCAGGCGAAGTGCATGCCCTAATGGGTGAGAACGGTGCTGGAAAATCAACGTTGATGAACATTTTAACCGGACTTCATAAAAGAGATTCGGGAACCATTCAGATCGATGGACAAGAACGATATTTTGATAATCCGAAAGAAGCCGAGAAGCACGGAGTCGCGTTCATCCACCAAGAATTGAACGTATGGCCTGATATGACCGTTCTCGATAATCTTTTTATCGGAAAAGAGCTGAAGTCACCGTTCGGTCTTTTAAGAACAAAAGAAATGAAAGCGCTGGCAAAAAAGCAGTTTGAAAAGCTAGCGGTTACGATTCCACTTGAAAAAGACGCAGGACTCTGTTCAGTTGGTCAACAGCAGATGATCGAGATCGCAAAAGCGCTTATGACAAACGCCAAAGTCATCATCATGGACGAGCCCACCGCTGCCCTTACAGAGCGTGAGATCGAAAAATTGTTTGATGTGATCAACGCTCTACGAAAAGAAGGCGTTTCGATTGTTTACATCTCACACCGTATGGAAGAGATTTTCGCGATCTGTGACCGAATAACGGTGATGAGAGATGGTAGAACGGTTGATACGAAAGCGATCTCAGAGACTAGCTTTGATGAAGTGGTACGAAAGATGGTCGGCCGTGAGCTTACAGATCGTTTTCCGGAGCGAAATCCACAAGTCGGTGAGACCATTTTAGAAGTGAAGAACGCAACGAGAAATGGAATCTTTGAAAATATTAGTTTCTCTGTAAGAGGCGGTGAGATCGTTGGCATTTCCGGCCTGATGGGTGCAGGTCGAACGGAGATCATGCGCGCGTTATTCGGTCTCGATCAGCTAGATTCTGGCGAGATCTGGATTGGCGGTCAGAAGGTAACGATCAAAAACCCATATGAAGCAGTAAAACGCGGGATCGGTTTTATTACCGAAGACAGAAAGAACGAAGGCTTGGTGCTCGATTTTTCAATACGTGAAAACATGGCACTGCCGAACTTACGAAGTTTTTCTAAAAATGGTGTGATCAATTATAAAACAGAGACTGACTTTGTTGACATGCTCATCAAACGTTTGCAGATTAAGACCGAATCGAGCGAGACGAACGCCAAGAACCTTTCAGGAGGCAACCAGCAAAAAGTGGTTATTGCAAAATGGGTTGGAATCGGACCAAAAGTAT contains:
- a CDS encoding L-threonylcarbamoyladenylate synthase, whose product is MKSFQTERWAVDKTENALENHPHIIQASLWINKNEVVAIPTETVYGLAGNARSDEAIKRIFEAKGRPSDNPLIVHISDLSQLEGLVSSVSETAQKLMTAFWPGPLTIVLPKGENVSERVTAGLSTVAVRMPDHEIALAVIRASGVPLAAPSANLSGKPSPTSAQHVYEDLKDRIPGIVDGGSTGVGVESTVVECTGELVTILRPGGITLEELEKVAGVGRVVVDPGLENEKHAPKSPGMKYTHYAPDAPFVLVDGSQEFLQRLVDKEREAGKRIGILTTEERAGVYKADCVIPAGSRSNPETVAQHLYEALRAFNEAGVDQIFGEVFPKTGVGVAIMNRLEKSAGGNLIKE
- a CDS encoding GNAT family N-acetyltransferase, giving the protein MTIILRQAMQHEAKDLLQLVGKAGLQSEGIKDSIENYLVVVNDQGETIGTVGLERIGNDGLLRSFVLKQKYSSETLLLKLIDKILVYSKDKGVETLYLLTKAVHMFEQLSFKTIPKDKVPPHIESADHIKNNATSGAELLAYALD
- the spoIIR gene encoding stage II sporulation protein R, which gives rise to MKKRNHFFILVLISLAVMFLFFETQTKVANATMNAFVKIPEESIRLRILANSNTDADQKLKREIRDEVNAQITTWVDELSTISEAREIIRKQLPTIEKIVQSKLDEAGLEKTFSVELNKVAFPTKMYGDFIYPAGQYEAVLITLGEGEGKNWWCVLFPPLCFLDFENGDAVKENKEGKGDVVDTAADAEAAEANEADEIETKFFVVEIFDSLFSFVGSLFS
- a CDS encoding LacI family DNA-binding transcriptional regulator, translating into MVTIRDVAKKSGVSVATVSRVLNANGYVHEDTRKKVMAAVDELKYSPNEVARSLYKKKSKLVGLLLPDITNPFFPQLARGVEDEMQKGGYRILFGNSDENAEKELDYLNTFIQNNVVGIISATNNKAKNNYQNLSIPVVFLDRTSTDYPSVYADGKEGGRMAAEEIVKRGSKRITILKGPAHIQPAQDRFQGALAVLSQSNIDFHVMSTTSFAFEDAEKWAKELFATYPDTDGVLASNDIVATAVLHEALRLGKSIPEQLQIIGFDDIPQSSLLFPSLSTIRQPAYEMGKEAAQLLVKIINQEKVHHKQVQLPVTFIDRNTTRKVDENG
- the rbsK gene encoding ribokinase, which encodes MVKIVVIGSSSMDLVVTSDQRPEAGETVLGRSFKTVPGGKGANQAVAAARLGAEVYMIGCVGDDHYGAAILDNFKQNGVDVTNVEPVTDTESGTAHIILAEGDNSIVVVKGANDHVTPYYVEKSEALIKQANMVLIQQEIPEETVEYVSELCKELDVPLLLNPAPARPLSKKVIDNASYLTPNEHEAAVLFDGLSTESALKQYPNKVFITEGKAGARYFNGEKEITVPSYTVEVTDTTGAGDTFNAALAVALAEGKSITESLQFANRAASLSVTKFGAQGGMPNRSEVEASL
- the rbsD gene encoding D-ribose pyranase, translating into MKRHGILNSHISKVLSDLGHTDLIVIADAGLPIPSDVPRIDLALTLGVPSFKDVVSAVSEDMVVEQVILASEIKEKNEETLTYMNDTFSEPEQKFVSHEAFKQLTKQAKVVIRTGEVTPYANCILQAGVIF
- a CDS encoding sugar ABC transporter ATP-binding protein, producing the protein MHIQMNDIYKAFGANQVLSGVHFDLQPGEVHALMGENGAGKSTLMNILTGLHKRDSGTIQIDGQERYFDNPKEAEKHGVAFIHQELNVWPDMTVLDNLFIGKELKSPFGLLRTKEMKALAKKQFEKLAVTIPLEKDAGLCSVGQQQMIEIAKALMTNAKVIIMDEPTAALTEREIEKLFDVINALRKEGVSIVYISHRMEEIFAICDRITVMRDGRTVDTKAISETSFDEVVRKMVGRELTDRFPERNPQVGETILEVKNATRNGIFENISFSVRGGEIVGISGLMGAGRTEIMRALFGLDQLDSGEIWIGGQKVTIKNPYEAVKRGIGFITEDRKNEGLVLDFSIRENMALPNLRSFSKNGVINYKTETDFVDMLIKRLQIKTESSETNAKNLSGGNQQKVVIAKWVGIGPKVLILDEPTRGVDVGAKREIYQLMNELTDRGVAIIMVSSELPEVLGMSDRILVVHEGQISGELTKSEATQERIMTYATGGQ